A region from the Brachyspira pilosicoli genome encodes:
- a CDS encoding sugar ABC transporter substrate-binding protein, with amino-acid sequence MSIKNKLYILFIALSLLTISLIGCGKKTSSSVSSNGELEGEITFWHSFTQGQRLDVIQKVAEQFMKDNPKVKIKIETFSWADFYTKWTTGLASGNVPDMSTALPMQVVEMMDAGAIIPIDDLIDDIGRDKFSELSLLEGEKDGQCYSIPLYSHAQVMWYRKDLLKNAGLEVPKTWDEFAKAAKALTKDGVYGCSFPCGSGDFMATRFLNYYVKSAGDSLLTDDLKANLTSKAAIDGIKFWVDIYKNCSPKDSVNYITLDQANLYYQGKTAFDFNSGFQISGVEINSPHLIDQIDCAPLPKINADDPDYGAETAHIPMVIWANSKHPEICKAFIKKLYEPDTYIEFLQATPVGMLPSIAGISDNPKYQENEIVKKFSNAEQIIRKTMDMGTSIGFENGPNVQGSLLTSQSVIEDMFQEILVNGKDINQAAKDAENRLNDLFSSVQ; translated from the coding sequence ATGAGTATAAAAAACAAATTGTATATTTTATTTATTGCATTATCATTATTAACAATTAGTTTAATAGGATGCGGTAAGAAAACATCTTCTTCTGTATCTTCTAATGGAGAACTTGAGGGTGAAATAACCTTTTGGCACTCATTTACTCAAGGTCAAAGATTAGATGTTATACAAAAAGTTGCAGAGCAATTTATGAAAGATAATCCAAAAGTAAAAATCAAGATAGAAACATTCTCTTGGGCAGATTTTTATACGAAATGGACAACTGGATTAGCTTCAGGTAATGTTCCTGATATGAGTACGGCGTTACCAATGCAGGTAGTGGAAATGATGGATGCAGGTGCAATAATACCTATTGATGATTTAATTGATGATATAGGCAGAGATAAATTTTCTGAATTATCTTTATTGGAAGGAGAAAAGGACGGACAATGCTATTCAATACCATTATATTCTCATGCTCAGGTAATGTGGTATAGAAAAGATTTATTAAAGAATGCCGGATTAGAAGTTCCAAAAACTTGGGATGAATTTGCTAAGGCTGCTAAAGCTTTAACAAAAGATGGAGTATATGGCTGTTCTTTCCCTTGCGGTTCAGGTGATTTTATGGCAACAAGATTTTTAAATTATTATGTAAAAAGTGCGGGAGATAGTCTATTAACTGATGATTTGAAAGCAAATTTAACAAGTAAAGCTGCAATTGACGGAATAAAGTTTTGGGTTGACATATATAAAAATTGTTCTCCTAAAGATTCTGTTAACTATATAACATTAGATCAAGCAAATTTATATTATCAGGGAAAAACAGCTTTTGATTTTAACTCAGGCTTCCAAATAAGCGGAGTAGAAATCAATTCTCCTCATTTGATTGACCAAATAGACTGTGCACCTCTTCCAAAAATAAATGCTGATGATCCTGATTATGGTGCTGAAACTGCTCATATACCAATGGTTATTTGGGCAAATTCTAAACACCCTGAAATATGTAAGGCATTTATAAAAAAATTATATGAACCTGATACATATATAGAATTTTTACAAGCAACTCCTGTAGGTATGCTTCCTTCTATAGCTGGTATATCAGATAATCCAAAATATCAGGAAAATGAAATAGTTAAAAAGTTCTCTAATGCTGAGCAAATTATAAGAAAAACAATGGATATGGGAACATCTATAGGATTTGAAAATGGACCTAATGTTCAAGGAAGTTTATTAACTTCTCAAAGCGTTATTGAAGATATGTTCCAAGAAATTCTTGTTAATGGAAAAGATATAAATCAAGCTGCTAAAGATGCTGAAAACAGATTAAATGACTTATTCAGCAGTGTACAATAA
- a CDS encoding carbohydrate ABC transporter permease: MMFKSKEIIGNLLCHIYLIILSIISVFPLLWILISSVKTNTELTSYPTNFIPKNFTLNNFIHVIKDLDFARNIGNSIIIALLTTIIAIIISSMAAYGIVRFFPKLGSIMSKILVTTYLFPPILLAIPYSLVMAKFGLTNTRVGLIIVYLSFSVPYAVWMLVGFFKTVPIGIEEAARVDGANKLQTFVKIVLPLVAPGIVATAIYTFINAWNEFLYALILINSTDMMTVSVKFRSLQGAEILNWGDMMAASALVVIPSVIFFMIIQKKIARGMADGAVK, translated from the coding sequence ATGATGTTTAAATCAAAAGAGATTATAGGAAACCTTTTATGCCATATATATCTTATAATATTATCTATAATATCTGTATTCCCTTTACTATGGATATTAATATCTTCTGTAAAAACTAATACAGAACTTACTTCATATCCTACTAACTTTATTCCAAAAAATTTTACATTGAATAATTTTATTCATGTAATTAAAGATTTGGATTTTGCAAGAAACATAGGAAACAGTATTATTATTGCATTATTAACAACTATAATAGCAATAATTATATCAAGTATGGCAGCATACGGAATAGTGAGATTTTTTCCTAAATTAGGAAGTATAATGTCTAAAATATTAGTTACAACATATTTATTTCCTCCTATACTTCTTGCAATTCCTTATTCTCTTGTAATGGCTAAATTTGGATTAACTAATACTAGAGTCGGTCTTATAATAGTGTATTTATCATTTAGTGTACCTTATGCGGTATGGATGTTAGTTGGTTTTTTCAAGACTGTACCTATTGGTATTGAGGAGGCGGCGAGAGTTGATGGAGCTAATAAATTGCAAACATTTGTAAAAATTGTATTGCCTTTAGTGGCACCGGGTATAGTGGCTACGGCTATTTATACTTTTATAAATGCATGGAATGAATTTTTATATGCATTAATATTAATAAATAGCACAGATATGATGACAGTATCTGTAAAGTTTAGATCGCTTCAGGGGGCAGAAATATTGAATTGGGGAGATATGATGGCAGCATCTGCTTTAGTTGTTATACCTTCGGTTATTTTCTTTATGATTATACAAAAGAAAATAGCAAGGGGAATGGCAGACGGAGCAGTAAAATAA
- a CDS encoding glutamine synthetase III, with amino-acid sequence MDKLPHIFESYVFNDDVMQEKLPKDIYKKLIKTIKNGERLDLELANVVAHAMKEWAIEKGATHFTHWFQPMTGVTAEKHTCFITQTKDGKVRMEFTGKELVQGEPDASSFPSGGLRSTFEARGYTAWDPTSYAFIKDNTLCIPSAFCSYSGESLDKKTPLLRSMQVIEREAKRILKLFGHNDINRVYTTVGAEQEYFLIDRDLYLQRPDLRYCKRTLFGACPPKGQELEDHYFGAIKPRVLEFMKELDNELWKLGIIAKTEHNEVAPGQYELAPEFTITNMATDQNQITMELMKVIAEKHNLACILHEKPFSGVNGSGKHNNWSIATDTGLNLFEPGKTPSENKQFLLFIVAVMKAVDEYQDLLRATTASASNDHRLGASEAPPAIISIFLGDELTEIIESMENSKKYKKREAVEMEMGVAALARFTKDSTDRNRTSPLAFTGNKFEFRMVGSSLSVSGPNIVLNTIVAEALSQFADILEKSSDFDKDLEELLKENIKKHKRIIYNGNNYSDEWVKEAHKRGLCNLKTTPEALETFISQKNIDLFTKHNVLTKAEVLSRYEISLEEYTKVINIEALTLIDMINKYIIPFSLDYIEELVNICDKKKTLKIKYDIEKDLLDRLSNLTNNLYKKLRTLEDYLSEVKKIKDISKSSIFFRDKVFACIEEMRPIIDELERTVSKKHWKLPTYGDMLYSLA; translated from the coding sequence ATGGATAAATTACCTCACATATTTGAAAGCTATGTATTTAATGATGATGTAATGCAGGAAAAACTTCCTAAAGACATTTACAAAAAATTAATAAAAACAATAAAGAATGGTGAGAGATTAGATTTAGAATTAGCAAATGTTGTGGCACATGCCATGAAAGAATGGGCAATAGAAAAAGGAGCAACACATTTCACACACTGGTTTCAGCCTATGACAGGCGTAACAGCAGAAAAACATACTTGTTTTATAACTCAAACTAAAGACGGTAAAGTTCGTATGGAGTTTACAGGTAAAGAGCTTGTTCAAGGAGAGCCTGATGCTTCAAGTTTTCCATCCGGCGGATTAAGAAGTACTTTTGAGGCAAGAGGATATACTGCTTGGGATCCTACTTCTTATGCTTTTATTAAAGATAATACTTTATGTATACCAAGTGCTTTTTGTTCTTACAGCGGAGAATCTTTAGATAAAAAAACACCATTACTTCGCTCTATGCAAGTTATAGAAAGGGAAGCAAAAAGAATATTAAAATTGTTTGGACATAATGACATTAATAGAGTATATACAACTGTTGGAGCAGAACAGGAGTATTTTTTGATAGATAGAGATTTATATTTACAAAGACCAGATTTAAGATATTGTAAGAGAACATTATTCGGAGCTTGTCCGCCAAAGGGGCAGGAATTAGAAGACCATTATTTTGGCGCCATAAAACCAAGAGTTTTAGAGTTTATGAAAGAGTTGGATAATGAGCTTTGGAAGCTTGGCATTATTGCAAAAACAGAACATAATGAAGTAGCCCCTGGTCAATATGAACTTGCTCCAGAGTTTACTATAACAAATATGGCAACAGACCAAAACCAAATTACAATGGAGCTTATGAAGGTAATAGCAGAAAAACATAATTTAGCTTGTATTTTGCATGAAAAACCTTTCTCTGGAGTTAATGGCAGCGGAAAACATAATAACTGGTCTATAGCTACAGATACAGGACTTAACCTATTTGAACCAGGTAAAACACCTTCAGAAAATAAACAATTTTTATTATTTATAGTTGCTGTAATGAAAGCTGTTGATGAATATCAGGATTTACTTAGAGCAACTACAGCAAGCGCAAGTAACGACCATCGCCTTGGAGCATCTGAGGCACCTCCTGCTATAATATCAATATTTCTTGGAGATGAACTTACTGAAATAATAGAATCTATGGAAAACTCTAAAAAATACAAAAAAAGAGAAGCTGTAGAAATGGAGATGGGGGTAGCTGCTCTTGCAAGATTTACAAAAGATTCAACCGATAGAAATAGAACTTCTCCTCTTGCTTTTACTGGTAATAAATTTGAGTTTAGAATGGTAGGTTCTAGCTTATCTGTATCTGGTCCTAATATTGTATTAAACACAATAGTCGCTGAGGCATTATCTCAATTTGCTGATATATTAGAAAAGTCTTCGGATTTTGATAAAGATTTAGAAGAGTTATTAAAAGAAAACATAAAAAAACATAAAAGAATAATTTATAATGGAAATAACTATTCTGATGAATGGGTAAAAGAAGCTCATAAGAGAGGTTTATGCAATCTAAAAACAACTCCTGAAGCACTTGAAACATTTATATCACAAAAAAATATAGACTTGTTTACAAAACATAATGTTTTAACAAAAGCTGAAGTTCTTTCAAGATATGAAATAAGCTTGGAAGAATATACTAAAGTAATTAATATTGAAGCGCTTACTTTAATAGATATGATTAATAAATATATTATTCCATTTTCTTTAGATTATATTGAAGAGCTTGTTAATATATGCGATAAAAAGAAAACTTTGAAAATAAAATATGATATAGAAAAAGATTTATTAGATAGATTAAGTAATTTAACTAATAATCTTTATAAGAAACTAAGAACTTTAGAAGATTATTTATCAGAAGTAAAAAAGATAAAAGATATATCAAAGTCTAGCATATTTTTCAGAGATAAAGTGTTTGCTTGTATAGAAGAAATGCGTCCTATAATTGATGAATTAGAAAGAACCGTTTCTAAAAAACATTGGAAACTTCCAACTTATGGAGATATGTTATACAGTTTAGCTTAA
- a CDS encoding DUF3536 domain-containing protein, with translation MKYLILHGHFYQPPRENPFLGEIEKEISASPAHDWNERITNECYSPNAYSRILDGYGRITDMSNNYQYISFNFGPTLLDYIADKKPDLLQRILEADKLSIERLGYGNAIAQVYNHIILPLAKKEDMMVQIKWGLYNFEKYFKRKSKGIWLSETAINLDVVDALCDCGVKFTILSPYQAHYVKGITQTDVSGARIDTSKPYWLYGHNGKRIAVFFYDPYISNAIAFEHLLCSAEKLAERIRNAYGDRKLVNIATDGESYGHHEPFGDMCLARYFQDNIHYDNITPTNYEHYLSICPPIEEVILHEGEGKRGTSWSCSHGVERWRSNCGCGGDGVIDLSWRKGLRDAFDILRNMQDKLFSLFLNFTNESRNSLREEYVRAIYNDSDAKDLYEICSKHISFKEFIFLMESYKYSLFAYTSCGWFFEDVSRIEPIKNMQYAERSFHYARMLVKDKNAPFVEEAYQEFLKALETSISNKKEHHTARYFYEKNAKIDLFTKLYIINQFIFNLIASDYKEKDINIFKHNIKAVLIDNNHIEGVMTDNITADLYFKVDTIKENYELKNDIILSEDKNCNDNLVYTMRLKDLSSDIRNRFADSLFKEDISKLDDIMHKIYPEYEKLFKYFNTNDVTPDYDYRRLMGAMYSPILRETIVSKGREAYDGVSKELKDARNAGIFISNSGISEVVGENIKNALNELYETGNGKIIFDLLRDIKFLSNNDMPIDRNTYENIFYKILLKYKGILISFDEEEKKLFVELGYWLNFNMDNI, from the coding sequence ATGAAATATTTAATATTGCATGGACATTTTTATCAGCCTCCAAGAGAAAATCCATTTTTAGGAGAGATAGAAAAAGAGATAAGTGCATCACCCGCTCACGATTGGAATGAAAGAATAACCAATGAATGTTATAGTCCAAATGCCTATTCAAGAATATTAGACGGTTATGGAAGAATTACAGATATGTCTAATAATTATCAGTATATAAGTTTTAATTTTGGACCTACATTATTGGATTATATTGCTGATAAGAAGCCTGATTTACTACAGAGAATATTAGAAGCAGATAAACTTAGTATAGAAAGATTAGGATATGGTAATGCTATTGCCCAAGTTTATAATCATATAATTTTACCGCTTGCCAAAAAAGAAGATATGATGGTGCAGATTAAATGGGGACTTTATAACTTTGAAAAATATTTCAAAAGGAAATCAAAGGGTATATGGCTTTCTGAGACTGCTATAAATTTAGATGTTGTTGATGCTTTATGTGATTGTGGGGTTAAGTTTACAATACTCTCTCCATATCAGGCACATTATGTTAAGGGTATTACTCAGACTGATGTATCTGGAGCGAGGATAGACACATCAAAACCTTATTGGCTTTATGGGCATAATGGTAAGAGGATTGCTGTATTTTTTTATGACCCTTATATATCTAATGCTATAGCTTTTGAGCATTTACTTTGTTCTGCTGAGAAATTAGCCGAGAGAATAAGAAATGCTTATGGGGATAGGAAGCTTGTTAATATTGCTACAGACGGTGAGAGCTATGGGCATCATGAGCCTTTTGGGGATATGTGTTTGGCAAGGTATTTTCAGGATAATATTCACTATGATAATATTACTCCTACAAATTATGAACATTATTTAAGTATATGTCCTCCTATTGAAGAGGTGATATTGCATGAAGGGGAAGGTAAAAGAGGTACTTCTTGGAGCTGCTCGCATGGTGTTGAGAGGTGGAGAAGTAATTGCGGATGCGGCGGTGATGGTGTTATTGACTTATCTTGGAGAAAGGGGCTTAGAGATGCTTTTGATATACTTAGAAATATGCAAGATAAATTGTTTTCGTTATTTTTAAACTTTACAAATGAATCTAGAAACTCTCTTAGAGAAGAGTATGTTAGGGCTATATATAATGATTCTGATGCTAAAGACTTATATGAAATATGCTCCAAACATATATCTTTTAAAGAGTTTATATTTTTAATGGAGTCTTATAAATATTCATTATTTGCTTATACTTCTTGCGGGTGGTTTTTTGAAGATGTTTCTAGGATAGAGCCTATTAAAAACATGCAATATGCTGAGAGGTCATTTCATTATGCAAGAATGCTTGTTAAAGATAAAAATGCTCCTTTTGTAGAAGAGGCTTATCAGGAATTTTTAAAAGCATTAGAAACTTCAATTAGTAATAAAAAAGAACATCATACTGCAAGATACTTCTATGAGAAAAATGCTAAGATAGATTTATTTACTAAACTTTATATTATCAATCAGTTTATATTTAATTTAATTGCCAGTGATTATAAAGAAAAAGATATAAATATTTTTAAGCATAATATTAAAGCTGTTCTAATAGATAACAATCATATTGAAGGAGTAATGACTGATAATATAACAGCAGATTTATATTTTAAAGTTGATACAATAAAAGAAAATTATGAGTTAAAAAATGATATAATACTTTCTGAAGATAAAAATTGTAATGATAATTTAGTATATACTATGCGTCTAAAAGATTTAAGCTCTGATATTAGAAATAGGTTTGCAGACTCTTTATTTAAAGAAGATATTTCTAAATTAGATGATATAATGCATAAAATATATCCTGAATATGAGAAACTATTTAAATATTTTAATACAAACGATGTTACACCAGATTATGACTATAGAAGATTAATGGGAGCTATGTATTCTCCTATATTAAGAGAGACTATAGTGTCAAAAGGAAGAGAAGCTTATGATGGGGTGTCTAAAGAATTAAAAGATGCAAGAAATGCTGGTATATTTATTTCTAATAGCGGTATATCAGAAGTTGTTGGCGAGAATATCAAAAATGCATTAAATGAACTTTATGAAACAGGAAATGGAAAAATCATATTTGATTTATTAAGAGATATTAAGTTTTTATCTAATAATGATATGCCTATAGATAGGAATACTTATGAAAATATTTTTTATAAGATACTTCTAAAATATAAAGGGATTCTCATAAGTTTTGACGAAGAAGAGAAAAAATTATTTGTAGAACTTGGTTATTGGCTTAATTTTAATATGGATAATATTTAA
- a CDS encoding helix-turn-helix domain-containing protein, whose amino-acid sequence MMSLIDNIKFSFLYIELYSMGKNWEFPQSMIPYNILRYIVKGEALFYINDEIVKVKENQIVYIPKGCNMSCKSVSDTFEFFSVRFTTLVSSEIYDVLGKVYGIPRILDNHGEDIYFREMYKWLHEKIAAKKCFIEGNLNLLIGSLSIRAENNKLEYPLSLENAKANMDNMDIIKEMEVSLNKQNIDPRIRFVSYHIISNPTDNYTPEKMASMVGLSKQRFSSLFKKSMGKPPMEYLREIRLTTAARFLLIGNKSISDIAYDVGYKDPNYFIREFKSAFGVTPNKYRKVNRDG is encoded by the coding sequence ATGATGTCATTAATAGATAACATAAAATTTTCATTTTTATATATAGAATTATATTCTATGGGTAAAAATTGGGAGTTTCCTCAATCAATGATACCATATAATATTTTAAGATATATAGTAAAAGGCGAAGCTTTATTTTATATTAATGATGAGATAGTTAAAGTAAAAGAAAATCAAATAGTATATATACCTAAAGGGTGCAACATGTCATGTAAATCTGTTTCTGATACTTTTGAATTTTTCAGTGTAAGGTTTACTACTTTAGTTTCATCTGAAATTTATGATGTTTTAGGAAAAGTTTATGGTATTCCTAGGATTTTGGATAATCATGGAGAAGATATTTATTTTAGGGAGATGTATAAATGGCTGCATGAAAAAATAGCTGCAAAAAAATGTTTTATAGAAGGAAATTTAAATCTTTTAATAGGTTCTTTATCTATTAGAGCTGAAAATAATAAATTAGAATATCCATTAAGTTTAGAAAATGCAAAAGCAAATATGGATAATATGGATATAATTAAAGAAATGGAAGTAAGTTTAAATAAACAAAATATAGATCCAAGAATAAGATTTGTATCATATCATATTATTTCAAATCCTACAGACAATTATACTCCAGAAAAGATGGCAAGTATGGTTGGCTTAAGCAAACAGAGATTCAGCAGTTTATTTAAGAAGAGTATGGGCAAGCCTCCTATGGAATATTTAAGAGAAATCAGGCTAACAACTGCTGCCAGATTTTTGTTGATTGGAAATAAAAGTATTAGTGATATAGCATACGATGTAGGATATAAAGACCCTAATTATTTCATAAGAGAATTTAAATCTGCTTTCGGTGTTACTCCGAATAAATATCGCAAAGTTAATAGAGACGGATAA
- a CDS encoding dihydrodipicolinate synthase family protein, whose amino-acid sequence MGTLDKYKGIIPAFYACYDEKGAISPERVKKFTQHLIDKGVNGLYVGGSSGECIYQSKEERKVVLENVMEVAKGKITIIAHVGCNNTADSAELATHAEKLGVDAIASIPPIYFHLPDYSIAEYWNDISAAAPNTDFIIYNIPQLAGVALNVNLYKKMRENPRVIGVKNSSMPVQDIQMFKDVGGDNSIIFNGPDEQFVAGRLIGADAGIGGTYAVMPELFLAANDAVNKCEFDKARNIQYKIDRIIYAMCECHGNLYAVMKAIIKLREGLELGGVRKPLSNIIDNDKPKIEKCAKMIDEAVNSIK is encoded by the coding sequence ATGGGAACATTAGATAAATATAAAGGAATTATTCCTGCTTTTTATGCTTGTTATGATGAGAAAGGTGCTATAAGCCCTGAAAGAGTTAAGAAGTTTACACAACATTTAATAGATAAAGGTGTAAACGGATTATATGTAGGAGGTTCTTCTGGAGAATGTATTTATCAGAGTAAGGAAGAAAGAAAAGTGGTATTAGAGAATGTTATGGAAGTGGCAAAAGGTAAAATTACTATAATAGCACATGTAGGCTGCAACAATACTGCAGACAGTGCAGAATTAGCCACTCATGCTGAAAAATTGGGTGTAGATGCCATAGCTTCTATACCACCAATATATTTCCACCTTCCTGACTATTCTATAGCAGAATATTGGAATGATATAAGTGCTGCTGCTCCAAATACAGATTTTATTATTTATAATATACCTCAGCTTGCAGGCGTGGCCTTAAACGTTAATCTTTATAAAAAGATGAGAGAAAATCCAAGAGTTATAGGAGTTAAAAACTCATCTATGCCTGTACAAGACATACAAATGTTTAAAGATGTTGGTGGGGATAATAGTATTATATTTAACGGACCAGATGAACAATTTGTAGCTGGAAGATTAATAGGGGCTGATGCTGGAATAGGCGGTACTTATGCGGTAATGCCTGAATTGTTCTTAGCTGCTAATGATGCTGTTAATAAATGCGAGTTTGATAAAGCAAGAAATATACAGTATAAAATAGACAGAATCATATATGCTATGTGTGAATGCCATGGTAATTTATATGCAGTAATGAAAGCTATTATTAAACTAAGAGAAGGCTTAGAATTAGGCGGTGTAAGGAAACCATTAAGCAATATAATAGACAATGATAAACCAAAAATAGAAAAATGTGCAAAAATGATAGACGAGGCTGTAAATAGCATAAAGTAA
- a CDS encoding sugar ABC transporter permease: MKKWLNTIDYARWIFVLPAMIIVIALLIYPIFSSLYYSFTTKHLIRPVYDFIGMKNYIDVLMDPLFFKAFLTSILWTIFSLLGQIMIGFTAALCLNRVKHLQNVYRTLMIIPWAFPSIVIALSWKWILNGVSGFLPNLMVQIGLTNELPQFLSDSNMVFPTLIFINVWFGSAMIMVNILSALQTIPQDQYEAAQIDGAKKYQQFWYITFPHIKIVVGLLVVLRTIWIFNNFDIIYLLTGGGPANKTSTIPIYAYKMGWGTKLLGKSSAVTILLLLFLLIICFIYFMVIAKWEKENK, encoded by the coding sequence ATGAAAAAATGGCTGAATACTATTGATTATGCAAGATGGATATTTGTTCTCCCTGCTATGATCATTGTAATAGCTTTGTTAATATATCCTATCTTTTCAAGCCTTTATTACAGCTTTACAACAAAACATTTAATAAGGCCTGTATATGACTTTATAGGAATGAAAAATTATATAGATGTTTTAATGGACCCTTTATTTTTCAAAGCTTTTTTAACATCTATTTTGTGGACAATTTTTTCTTTATTAGGTCAGATAATGATAGGATTTACAGCAGCATTATGTTTAAATAGAGTAAAACATTTGCAAAATGTATATAGAACATTAATGATTATACCATGGGCTTTCCCTTCAATCGTTATAGCTCTTTCATGGAAGTGGATATTAAATGGGGTATCAGGATTTTTACCTAATTTAATGGTTCAGATTGGATTGACTAATGAATTACCTCAATTCTTAAGCGATAGTAATATGGTATTTCCAACTTTAATTTTTATAAATGTTTGGTTTGGCTCAGCTATGATTATGGTAAATATATTATCTGCATTGCAAACTATACCTCAAGATCAATATGAAGCTGCTCAAATAGATGGAGCAAAAAAGTATCAGCAGTTTTGGTATATTACTTTTCCGCATATAAAAATAGTAGTTGGGTTATTGGTGGTTCTTCGTACTATATGGATATTTAATAATTTTGATATTATATATCTTCTTACAGGAGGAGGACCTGCTAATAAAACCAGCACAATTCCAATTTATGCTTATAAAATGGGGTGGGGTACAAAGTTATTAGGAAAATCATCTGCTGTTACTATTTTGCTTTTATTGTTCTTGCTTATTATATGCTTTATATATTTCATGGTAATTGCTAAATGGGAAAAGGAGAATAAATGA
- a CDS encoding SoxR reducing system RseC family protein translates to MRRELAVVLETYNNNIAKVQLQRSSSCDGCKICSTGKPIILRANNNINASNGDNVIIEVEELKKGTNFFVYIIPLVCLIIGYFVGNYISKIANINHDLGPIISFVFFFVYIFFGILQLKKNNKIIANIIAKNKL, encoded by the coding sequence ATGAGAAGAGAATTAGCCGTTGTTTTAGAAACATATAATAACAATATTGCTAAAGTGCAATTGCAAAGAAGCTCAAGCTGTGATGGATGCAAAATATGTTCTACCGGAAAGCCAATCATATTAAGAGCTAATAATAATATAAATGCTTCCAATGGAGACAATGTTATTATAGAAGTAGAAGAACTTAAAAAAGGTACTAATTTCTTTGTATATATAATACCGTTAGTATGTCTTATAATAGGATATTTTGTTGGTAATTACATATCTAAAATCGCTAATATTAATCATGACTTAGGACCTATAATTTCTTTTGTATTCTTTTTTGTTTATATATTTTTTGGCATACTACAATTAAAAAAAAATAACAAGATTATAGCTAATATAATAGCAAAAAATAAATTATGA
- a CDS encoding Gfo/Idh/MocA family oxidoreductase, with amino-acid sequence MKTIGYAIVGTGYFGAELGRIMKEEEGAKISAILDPENAETISKELECDIETDLDTLFKREDVNAVIVATPNYLHKEPVIKAAKNKVNVFCEKPIALNYKDCDEMVNTCQENGVIFMAGHVMNFFNGVRHAKKLINDGVIGEVLYCHSARNGWEEQQPTISWKKIRSKSGGHLYHHIHELDCIQFLMGGMPTTVTMTGGNVMHNGEGFGDEDDMLFVNLEFPNNRYAVCEWGSAFHWPEHYVLIQGTKGAIKLDMCDCGGTLKLDGKDTHFLIHETQEEDDDRTKIYHGTEMDGAIMYGKPGKKPPMWLHSIMKKEMHYFNEIMHGKEPDEEFKPLLNGAAARAAIATADALTKSRFEDKKVKLKEIIGE; translated from the coding sequence ATGAAAACAATAGGTTATGCTATTGTAGGCACTGGTTATTTTGGAGCTGAACTTGGAAGAATAATGAAAGAGGAAGAAGGAGCTAAAATATCAGCTATACTTGATCCAGAAAATGCCGAAACTATATCTAAAGAATTAGAATGTGATATTGAAACAGATTTAGATACTCTTTTTAAAAGAGAAGATGTAAATGCTGTTATAGTTGCAACTCCAAATTATTTACATAAAGAACCTGTAATAAAAGCGGCAAAAAATAAAGTTAATGTTTTTTGCGAAAAGCCAATAGCATTAAATTATAAAGATTGTGATGAGATGGTAAATACTTGTCAGGAGAATGGTGTAATATTTATGGCTGGGCATGTTATGAATTTTTTTAATGGAGTTCGTCATGCCAAAAAACTTATTAATGATGGTGTAATAGGGGAAGTATTGTATTGTCATTCTGCAAGAAATGGTTGGGAAGAACAGCAGCCTACTATATCTTGGAAAAAAATTAGAAGTAAATCAGGGGGACATTTATATCATCATATTCATGAATTAGATTGCATACAATTTTTAATGGGCGGAATGCCTACTACTGTTACAATGACAGGAGGAAATGTAATGCATAATGGAGAGGGATTTGGAGATGAAGACGATATGCTTTTTGTCAATTTAGAATTTCCTAATAATAGATATGCTGTTTGTGAATGGGGATCTGCTTTTCATTGGCCTGAGCATTATGTGCTAATTCAAGGAACTAAAGGTGCTATTAAATTAGATATGTGTGATTGCGGCGGGACTTTAAAATTAGATGGAAAAGATACGCATTTTCTTATACATGAAACTCAGGAAGAAGATGATGATAGAACTAAAATTTATCATGGTACTGAAATGGATGGTGCTATCATGTATGGTAAGCCTGGTAAAAAACCGCCTATGTGGCTTCATAGTATTATGAAAAAAGAGATGCATTATTTTAATGAAATAATGCATGGTAAAGAGCCAGATGAAGAGTTTAAACCTCTTCTTAATGGTGCAGCAGCAAGGGCAGCAATAGCAACTGCTGATGCCTTGACAAAATCAAGATTTGAGGATAAAAAAGTAAAATTAAAAGAAATTATAGGAGAGTAA